In Sphingobium sp. B2D3C, a genomic segment contains:
- the queA gene encoding tRNA preQ1(34) S-adenosylmethionine ribosyltransferase-isomerase QueA, whose product MRVDLFDFDLPPERIALRPASPRDAARMLVLEGQDGGLRDMGVRDLPTVLRAGDCLVFNDTRVIPAQLEGQRGEAKVGVTLHKRLGPRDWQVFVRNAKRVRPGDIIAFAQGVQAQAGDRDADGGMTLSFLGDEPVELLLERAGQMPLPPYIASKRPTDQQDREDYQTMFAQEPGAVAAPTAALHFTPGLVAALAEAGIGQATLTLHVGAGTFLPVKADDTDAHRMHAEWGRIDQATADRLNAVRANGGRLIAVGTTSLRLLESATGEDGIIRPFADETRIFITPGYRFRAIDGLMTNFHLPRSTLFMLVSALMGRERMQAAYAHAIAQGYRFYSYGDASLLLP is encoded by the coding sequence GAATGCTGGTGCTCGAAGGCCAGGACGGGGGCCTGCGCGACATGGGCGTGCGCGATCTGCCGACCGTGCTGCGCGCTGGCGACTGCCTCGTCTTCAACGATACGCGCGTCATCCCCGCCCAGCTGGAGGGGCAACGCGGCGAGGCGAAGGTCGGGGTGACGCTGCACAAGCGCCTCGGCCCGCGCGACTGGCAGGTCTTCGTCCGCAACGCCAAGCGAGTGCGGCCCGGCGACATCATCGCCTTCGCGCAAGGCGTGCAGGCACAAGCCGGCGATCGCGATGCAGATGGCGGCATGACGCTCAGCTTCCTCGGCGACGAACCGGTGGAGCTGCTGCTCGAACGCGCCGGCCAGATGCCCCTGCCCCCCTATATCGCCAGCAAGCGGCCCACCGACCAGCAGGACCGCGAGGACTATCAGACGATGTTCGCGCAGGAACCCGGTGCCGTCGCGGCGCCTACCGCAGCCCTGCACTTCACGCCCGGCCTCGTCGCAGCGCTCGCTGAGGCCGGTATCGGCCAGGCGACGCTTACTTTGCATGTCGGCGCCGGCACCTTCCTGCCGGTCAAGGCCGACGATACCGACGCACACCGGATGCATGCCGAATGGGGGCGGATCGACCAGGCCACGGCGGATCGGCTGAATGCAGTCCGTGCCAATGGCGGGCGCCTGATCGCGGTGGGCACGACCAGCCTGCGCCTCCTCGAAAGCGCAACCGGGGAAGATGGCATCATCCGGCCGTTCGCGGACGAGACGCGCATTTTCATCACGCCGGGCTATCGCTTCCGCGCCATTGACGGGCTGATGACCAATTTCCACCTGCCGCGCTCGACCTTGTTCATGCTGGTCAGCGCGCTGATGGGGCGTGAGCGGATGCAGGCAGCCTATGCTCACGCGATCGCGCAGGGTTATCGCTTCTACAGCTATGGCGATGCGAGCCTGCTGCTCCCCTGA
- a CDS encoding DUF1489 family protein: MPLHMTKIAFQSESAATLRDWLEGHAQAGEGGEARLTTRYLPKRHEEMAGGSLYWVLAHQIVGRSPLLGFEARPDGRQWIRLAPRLIPVVPRPKRAHQGWRYLAHEDAPPDMGEGEGGDMLPDQLAADLGRLGLI; this comes from the coding sequence ATGCCGCTTCATATGACCAAGATCGCCTTCCAGTCTGAGAGCGCCGCCACCTTGCGGGACTGGCTGGAGGGCCATGCGCAGGCCGGAGAGGGTGGCGAGGCGCGGTTGACGACGCGCTATTTGCCCAAGCGGCATGAGGAGATGGCCGGCGGGTCGCTCTATTGGGTACTGGCGCATCAGATCGTCGGGCGTAGCCCGCTGCTCGGGTTCGAGGCGCGGCCGGACGGGCGGCAGTGGATCCGCCTTGCGCCGCGACTCATCCCGGTGGTGCCACGGCCCAAGCGCGCCCATCAGGGTTGGCGCTATCTGGCTCACGAGGACGCGCCGCCGGATATGGGGGAGGGCGAGGGCGGCGACATGCTGCCCGATCAGCTGGCGGCCGATCTTGGCCGGCTCGGGCTGATCTAG
- the cobA gene encoding uroporphyrinogen-III C-methyltransferase translates to MAHSESFTAGTVYLVGAGPGDPDLLTVRAARLIGSASIIVHDGLVDPAILALASPEAELISVAKQRSRHSMKQEAINSLLVGEALSGRDVVRLKGGDPFIFGRGGEELEACREAGVRCEVVPGISAAVGGGASAGLPLTHREDASIVSFVAGQCKGLSEQNWVGLAGPGRTLVIYMGLATSQDIAEKLMRDGLSPSTPVAVIEKATRPDQRVLRSLLADLGDLVAREAVASPALIVVGEVVRHADALDCLPLGSFHIQHSTGAGSH, encoded by the coding sequence ATGGCGCACTCTGAGTCCTTTACGGCCGGCACGGTCTATCTCGTTGGCGCAGGTCCGGGCGATCCCGATCTGCTGACGGTGCGTGCTGCCCGTTTGATCGGCTCGGCGAGCATTATCGTGCATGATGGCCTGGTCGACCCCGCCATTCTCGCGCTCGCTTCGCCGGAGGCGGAGCTGATCTCAGTCGCCAAGCAGCGCTCTCGCCATTCGATGAAGCAGGAGGCGATCAATTCGCTGCTCGTCGGCGAGGCGCTTTCGGGCCGGGATGTCGTGCGCCTCAAGGGCGGCGACCCCTTTATTTTCGGGCGGGGCGGCGAAGAGCTGGAGGCCTGCCGCGAGGCTGGTGTGCGCTGCGAGGTCGTGCCCGGCATCAGCGCGGCGGTCGGCGGCGGCGCCAGTGCCGGCCTGCCGCTCACGCATCGCGAGGATGCCAGCATCGTCAGCTTCGTCGCGGGGCAGTGCAAGGGTCTTTCCGAGCAGAACTGGGTTGGCCTTGCCGGGCCGGGTCGCACGCTCGTCATCTATATGGGCCTCGCGACCAGCCAGGATATTGCCGAGAAGCTGATGCGCGACGGGCTCTCGCCCTCGACGCCGGTCGCGGTGATCGAGAAAGCCACGCGCCCCGATCAGCGCGTGCTGCGCAGCCTGCTCGCCGATCTCGGCGATCTTGTGGCGCGCGAGGCGGTCGCGAGTCCGGCGCTGATCGTGGTGGGCGAGGTCGTGCGGCATGCCGATGCGCTCGATTGCCTGCCGCTCGGGTCATTTCACATTCAGCACAGCACAGGTGCGGGGAGCCACTGA
- a CDS encoding DUF2849 domain-containing protein, translating into MNILTGNDLATGDVIWWTGQGWSIHVNDAVDVGEKGAEIAQAEAAARRVNEAYVIDGEQDGEGNIRPAHIKERIRALGPTVRLDLSLKPADPNAGNWVI; encoded by the coding sequence ATGAATATCCTGACCGGCAATGATCTCGCCACCGGCGACGTCATCTGGTGGACTGGCCAAGGCTGGTCCATCCATGTGAACGACGCCGTGGACGTCGGCGAGAAGGGCGCGGAAATCGCCCAGGCCGAAGCCGCCGCGCGTCGCGTGAACGAAGCCTATGTGATCGACGGCGAGCAGGATGGTGAGGGCAATATCCGCCCCGCCCACATCAAGGAGCGCATCCGCGCGCTCGGCCCGACCGTGCGCCTCGACCTGAGCCTCAAACCCGCCGACCCCAATGCCGGCAACTGGGTGATATGA
- a CDS encoding nitrite/sulfite reductase: MYQYDTYDQAMVDARVAEFRDQTQRRLDGQLSEAQFRPLRLMNGLYLQLHAYMLRVAIPYGTLSGKQMHMLAHIARKYDRDYGHFTTRQNIQYNWIKLADAPDILADLASVEMHAIQTSGNCIRNISSDQYAGVSADEVADPRPLAELLRQWSSFHPEFTYLPRKFKIAVIASAEDRAAMRLHDIGIELVKKDDEIGARVFVGGGMGRTPMVAPEIRDFVPFAEIVSYLEACLRVYNRHGRRDNKYKARIKILVHEMGREEYTRQVEEEFAHMKTLGLDPPLAELARIADHFAPPAYENGLSDEIDLSDRDFAAWVSTQVKPHKVPGYAIVNISLKPIGGIPGDASSAQIDLMADLAEKYSFDELRVTHAQNIVLAHVKKADLYALWKALEEADLGTANLDLISDIIACPGLDYCSLANARSIPVAQKIAQRFSDLDRQKELGELKLKISGCINACGHHHAGNIGILGVDRKGVENYQLLLGGSGADDVSLGQITGPGFDENGIVDAVEKATNVYLANRQEGERFVDTFRRIGMAPFKEALYA, translated from the coding sequence ATGTATCAGTACGACACTTACGATCAGGCGATGGTGGATGCCCGCGTTGCCGAATTCCGCGACCAGACCCAGCGTCGCCTCGACGGGCAGTTGAGCGAGGCGCAGTTTCGCCCGCTCCGCCTGATGAACGGCCTGTATCTCCAGCTGCACGCCTATATGCTGCGCGTCGCCATCCCCTATGGCACGCTCTCGGGCAAGCAGATGCACATGCTCGCCCACATCGCGCGCAAATATGACCGCGATTACGGCCATTTCACCACCCGCCAGAACATCCAGTATAACTGGATCAAGCTCGCGGACGCGCCGGATATTCTGGCCGATCTCGCATCGGTGGAGATGCACGCCATCCAGACCAGCGGCAACTGCATCCGCAATATCTCGTCCGACCAATATGCCGGCGTCTCCGCCGACGAGGTCGCCGATCCGCGCCCGCTCGCGGAGTTGCTGCGCCAGTGGTCGAGCTTCCACCCGGAGTTCACCTATCTGCCGCGCAAGTTCAAGATCGCGGTGATCGCGAGCGCAGAGGATCGCGCGGCCATGCGCCTGCACGATATCGGCATCGAGCTGGTGAAGAAGGATGACGAGATCGGCGCCCGCGTGTTCGTCGGCGGCGGCATGGGCCGCACACCGATGGTTGCGCCGGAAATCCGCGACTTCGTGCCCTTCGCGGAGATCGTCTCCTATCTGGAGGCGTGCCTGCGGGTCTACAATCGCCACGGCCGGCGCGACAACAAGTACAAGGCGCGGATCAAGATCCTCGTCCACGAAATGGGCCGGGAGGAATATACCCGCCAGGTCGAGGAAGAGTTCGCGCACATGAAGACGCTCGGGCTCGATCCGCCGCTCGCCGAACTGGCGCGCATTGCCGATCACTTCGCGCCCCCCGCCTATGAGAACGGCCTCTCGGACGAGATCGACCTCTCCGACCGGGATTTCGCGGCCTGGGTGAGCACGCAGGTGAAGCCGCACAAGGTGCCGGGCTATGCCATCGTCAACATCAGCCTCAAGCCCATTGGCGGCATTCCGGGCGATGCCTCCTCCGCGCAGATCGACCTGATGGCCGACCTGGCCGAAAAGTACAGCTTCGATGAGCTGCGCGTCACCCACGCCCAGAACATCGTGCTGGCGCATGTCAAGAAGGCGGATCTCTATGCGCTGTGGAAGGCGCTGGAAGAAGCCGATCTCGGCACCGCCAATCTCGATCTCATCAGCGACATCATCGCCTGCCCGGGCCTGGATTATTGCAGCCTTGCCAATGCGCGCTCAATCCCGGTCGCGCAGAAGATCGCGCAGCGTTTCTCCGATCTCGATCGGCAGAAGGAGCTGGGCGAGCTGAAGCTGAAGATCAGCGGCTGCATCAACGCCTGCGGTCACCACCATGCCGGCAATATCGGCATTCTCGGCGTCGACCGGAAGGGTGTGGAGAATTATCAGCTCCTGCTCGGCGGTTCCGGCGCGGACGATGTCAGCCTTGGCCAGATTACTGGTCCTGGTTTCGACGAGAACGGCATTGTCGATGCGGTCGAGAAGGCCACCAACGTCTATCTCGCCAACCGGCAGGAGGGCGAGCGCTTCGTCGACACCTTCCGCCGGATCGGCATGGCCCCGTTCAAGGAGGCACTTTATGCTTGA
- a CDS encoding DUF934 domain-containing protein, giving the protein MLEYLSLREGGEAAELPAVTLEAFSGQSNSAAVRIEPGEDARELLPHLDRVALVEVNFPVFGDGRGYSAARILREAGYAGELRAVGDVAVDQISHMVRCGFDSFRPDKPLDPALVEAALNRFPGVYQKTVDPRAPIWAQRHGASNG; this is encoded by the coding sequence ATGCTTGAATATCTGTCCCTGCGTGAAGGCGGCGAGGCAGCCGAACTGCCCGCCGTGACGCTGGAGGCCTTTTCCGGCCAGAGCAATTCGGCCGCGGTGCGTATCGAGCCGGGCGAGGACGCCCGCGAATTGCTGCCGCATCTGGACCGCGTGGCGCTGGTGGAGGTGAACTTCCCCGTGTTCGGCGACGGACGCGGCTATTCGGCGGCGCGCATCCTGCGCGAGGCTGGCTATGCCGGCGAGCTGCGCGCGGTGGGCGATGTCGCGGTCGATCAGATCAGCCATATGGTTCGCTGCGGGTTCGACAGCTTCCGGCCGGACAAGCCGCTCGACCCTGCGCTGGTCGAGGCAGCGCTCAACCGCTTCCCCGGCGTCTATCAGAAGACCGTCGATCCGCGCGCGCCGATCTGGGCGCAGCGCCACGGAGCAAGCAATGGCTGA
- a CDS encoding phosphoadenylyl-sulfate reductase, producing MAEAARQIDRIDAAPRWTQADADAFNARFAGVDAGTMLKTLFAEDALGTVAVVSSFGTESAVLLHLIAQADKSVPVIFVDTLKMFPETLDYRDTLIRTLGFTDSRVVEPKADVLAAKDDKGLRWSYDPDGCCEIRKVEPLARAKQGLDAWISGRKAFQSVTRQNLPRFEIEDGRLKINPLGDWDKAALEAYFTAHDLPRHPLEAQGYLSIGCEPCTSKVMPGEDPRAGRWRGWDKVECGIHTSSTPVADPEDPANQPAF from the coding sequence ATGGCTGAAGCCGCTCGCCAGATCGACCGGATCGACGCCGCCCCGCGCTGGACGCAGGCAGATGCGGACGCGTTCAACGCGCGCTTTGCGGGCGTGGATGCGGGCACGATGCTCAAGACGCTGTTCGCCGAGGATGCGCTCGGCACGGTCGCCGTCGTCTCCTCCTTTGGCACGGAAAGCGCGGTGCTGCTCCACCTCATCGCACAGGCGGACAAGAGCGTGCCGGTGATCTTCGTCGACACCCTCAAGATGTTCCCGGAAACGCTGGACTATCGCGATACGCTGATCCGCACCCTCGGCTTCACCGACAGCCGCGTGGTCGAGCCCAAGGCCGACGTGCTGGCGGCGAAGGACGACAAGGGTCTGCGCTGGTCCTACGACCCCGATGGCTGCTGCGAAATCCGCAAGGTCGAGCCGCTGGCGCGCGCCAAGCAGGGCCTCGATGCCTGGATTAGCGGGCGCAAGGCCTTCCAGTCCGTGACGCGCCAGAACCTGCCGCGCTTCGAGATCGAGGACGGGCGCCTGAAGATCAATCCGCTGGGTGATTGGGACAAGGCGGCGCTGGAAGCCTATTTCACCGCGCACGACCTGCCCCGCCATCCGCTGGAAGCACAGGGCTATCTCTCGATCGGCTGCGAACCCTGCACCAGCAAGGTGATGCCGGGCGAAGACCCACGTGCCGGCCGCTGGCGCGGCTGGGACAAGGTGGAATGCGGTATCCACACCAGCTCGACGCCGGTGGCGGACCCGGAAGACCCGGCGAACCAGCCGGCGTTTTGA